The region TTCCGCTTCGATCTCTTCTTCATCTTCGGATTCTTCACTTTCTGAATCATCCCCCAACAATTCGTCAGCAAATGACGTATCTCCGTTTTCGGTAGGCTTGATTAGGAGAACTTGATCGTCTCCCATTTTGAGTCCCCAGCCGATGTTATTAAGTGCCCGCCTCAATTCGTGAGAAGTATTTTCATCAGGGTCCATTTCTTCAGGCAAATAATCAGGGTTATCACGAAGCTATTGCTTCATCGGATAAATTTCAAGGCCACCGTCCGGTTTTTGTAAGACGATATTATGACGTTTTGGCATATCTAACTTTTCCTCTTGTTTGGGGTTTGCCCGCCTAACTTATCTTTTAACCTGATTCGATTTGCACAGCCATTACCTCAATTATCCATAGAACAATAGAACTCTCTGAAACTGTTCGCCTTCTTTCTCCTCAAGCGCTTTCCATGGAAACTCTTTTACTTCTTCTTTTTCATTCCTATTATTGCTAAGAGTAAAACTGGTAAAGCAACTAACAAAGCAACAAGCAGTTTTTCCACATTATCACCTTCTTTATCTCACCACTTCTTTTTTTCATCCGGATAACTAAGAATATTGGTAGGTCTTGAAACAACAATTCTGTCACTATGCCAGCCCCTTTTTATCCATTGTCCTCCAGCTTTATTTAAATTTCAAGCTAAAAATATCCAGTGATATCATTGAATACGGATTGAAATGTTGTATATTCGGAGGTAATGACAAATGCTATCTTAAATTAATTTCCCCTCACCTAAAATACGCTCATTTTGCCTCTTAACGGCCTTTTGCTCAACCAGACTACACGCCGTTTTTGCCCTATACTCTCCGCTCTCTGCTCTCCGCTATTTGCTGCCTTTACTGCCGTATACCTTCCTCTCATCAAAAACCTTTTTGCCTACCACCTTCCAGCCGTCTTTCCAAACCCTGTAGAAGCAACTCCAGAACCCCATATGACATGCTGCCACCCTCTGATCAACGACAAGAAGAAGTGTGTCGTTGTCACAGTCAAGATGCACCGATTTAACCTTTTGTATATGGCCTGAGGTTTCTCCTTTCAGCCATATCTTATTTCTCGACCTTGAAAAGTAATGTGCCTTTTTAGTCGTCAGCGTTAGTTCAAAGGCTTCTCTATTCATATATGCAACCATAAGCACATCCTTTGTCTTTTTGTCTTGGACAACTACTGGCACAAGCCCTCTTTCGTCCCACTTTATCTCTTCCATATCGACTCCCTTGTTGGCTTTATTAGCTGAGTGCTTAGAGCAAAGGGTGTTAACTCTACGCTCCATGCTCTTCGCTCCATGCTAAAGCCTCACCGCCACCCCTCTATCTCTCAGATACTGCTTTGCTTCAATAATTGTATGTTCTCTATAGTGGAATATAGATGCAGCAAGCACCGCATCTGCCTTTCCATCTACAAGACCTTCATAGAGATGCTCAAGTGTACCAACACCGCCTGATGCAATTACAGGGATATTCACTGTTTCCGAGATGGTCCTCGTAAGTTCTATATCATATCCCATCTTTGTCCCATCCCTGTCCATGCTTGTCAAAAGTATTTCACCTGCACCAAGCCTTTCCACCGTTGCCGCCCATTCAACAGCATTTACTCCTGTTGGCCTTCTTCCGCCATACGTATAGACCTCAAAACCATCGCCTTTTCTCTTTGCATCGATGGCAATACAGATACACTGACTGCCGAATATCTCACTTGCCTTCCTTATAAATTCCGACGATTCAATGGCAGCCGTGTTAACCGTTACCTTATCTGCACCGGCAAGAAGCATATCCCTGATATCCTTTATACTCCTTATACCACCACCCACAGTAAGGGGCATAAAAACCTCATTTGCAACCCTCTCAACCACATCTATTATCGTTCTTCTCTTTTCATGAGAGGCAGTAATATCAAGGAAACATAGCTCATCAGCCATTTCATCCTCATATATCTTTGCATTATCGACAGGGTCGCCCGCATCTCTGAGACCCACAAAATTTATACCCTTCACTACCCTGCCCTCCATTACATCAAGGCATGGGATTATTCTCTTAGTCAGCATATTTAACTGCCTCTTCTATCCTAATCAAACCTTCGTATACCGCTTTACCCAGAATTACACCCCAAACACCCATATCTTTCAGCGCCTTCACATCCTCAATGCTTGTCACTCCGCCGCTTGCGATTAAAGGGATTCTGGTCATCTCTGATAGCCTTTTCATACTTTCATAATCAGGCCCTGTGAGCATCCCGTCCCTTGTAATGCTTGTGCAGAGAATAGCCATTATGCCAATATGCGCTGATGCCTCAAGAATTTCCCCTATATCCCTGTTGATAGCAGTTTTCCACCCCCTCACCATTGGACGGCCTTCATATAAATCAAGGCCAAGTATAATATTCTTAAACTTCGAGAGACTCTGAAAAAATCCATCGTCTTCAAGGGCCGCAGTGCCAACAATTATTCCATCAATACTTAAATCACTGTAGAGCTTTATGTCCTCTTCACGCCTGATGCCCCCACCTACTTCCATATAGTCAGTGACCTTTTCTCTTATATTTTTTATAATCTCCCTGTGCACAACCTGTCCTGTTCTTGCCCCATCTAAGTCTATTATATGAAAATCCCTTGCTCCCCCCTCTATCATTTCTTTAATCTTAGAGACGGGGTCTTCACTATATACCGTTACTCTGGAAAAATCTCCTCTTACCAACCTCACACACTTACCATCCATGATATCCATAGCAAAAAGTACTTTCATTGCATGTCTTTTAATAGATATTCTCTAACAGGTAATCTAACCCTGCTTTAATCCCCTCTTCTGACAACTCGCCTGCTGTCAGCCATTTGCCCCCTCTCCTAAAAAATTTTCCTATATTCAAAACATTCTCACTTAATGCCTGCTGGGTCTCATCAAATACAAATACACGTATTACATTGTTATCTTCTATGAGATGCATATGAAAACCCACACCTGCCGGTTTTTCAGCAGCAAAATTGCCGCCTCTCCTTTCCTCAAATCTATAGATGAATACATTAATGTACCTTGCTCTTTCCTTGCCCTCCACGTATCCCACACCTTTTTCCATTAATCCTTCTTTTAGCCTGTTCATTATAATTCTCTCTGCATCCTTATGGATATTCCCGGCCTTTATGTGCCTTCCACAGTATCTACATTTGTCAGTCTTTTCCGGGTCTTCCAATCTATCAACATACACACCCAAATCCTGGGTGGCAAAACCCACATTGGTAAAAATAAGAACCATTATCCATACAAATAATAGTGTATATTTTGACACAGACATTGTGGAAACCCCCTTCAAAAATAACATACATAATTCTATAAGAAAACATAGACAAAGGAAAGGGGAAAAAGCAGTCAAAAAAAATAGTTGATGGCGAAGGGTTAAGAAGAGGTGAAAGACATAAACAGGTTATCGCCCTTACTTAAAAACATCCACGCATGTATTGAAGAGGAGAACCACATTCAAAATGATCAGAATGATGGTACCTGCGTATGTCACAATGTTCATCCACAGCGAGTTCGTAAACTTACCCATAAGTTCCTTTCTGTTTATGAGTTTCAACATAAATATCAAAACTGCAGGAAGAAGCAGGCAGTTTACTATTTGAGTAAACCACATCACCTTGATAAGTGGTAGGTTTGGTATTAAGACAATTGAGGCACCCAAGATAAGTATGGTTGTGAACAATGACATGAATTGTGGGGCTTCCTTAAAACCTTTTCCTATGCCTGTCTCCCATCCCATTGCCTCGCAGATATAGTACGTGGTGGCAAGCGGGAGGATGCAGCCGGAAAAGAGGGATGCATTGGCGAGACCGATAGCAAAAAGTATATAGGCATATCTACCAGCCAACGGCTTCAATGAAAGGGCAGCATCCTCTGCTGAGTCTATTTGAATCCCTGCTGGAAATAATGTTGCCCCACAGGCAACGATTATGAAAAATGCAACAACACCCATCATAATAGAACCGAATATTACATCTATCTTTGAAGCCCACCAGTCCTCTTCTCTTAACCCTTTCTCAACAACACCCGATTGGAGATAGAACAACTGCCAGGGCGTAATAGATGTGCCAATGATACTGACAATCATAATGAGGTAACCCTTCCCCCACTCAAAATGGGGGGTTACTGTTTTTTTCATAACCTCACCCCAATCGGGCTTCGCAAGGAAAGCAGAAACGATATAGGTAATATATACGAAACATATACCCAAAAAGATCTTTTCAAATATACTATAATTCCATTTTGTAACGAGAAACCATACAAAAAAGACTCCTATTGGAATTGAAATGTACTTACTCAACTTGAATAGTTCCATGCTTGCAGCCCATCCAGAGAATTCTGCGGTAGTATTTCCCAAATTGGTAAAGAACAGACAAACCATGACCCAGAAGGCGGTTTTGATTCCATAATTTTCTCTTATAAGATCTGCAAGCCCCTTGCGTGTTACCATCCCCATCCTGGAAGACATTTCTTGTAATATAATGAGCAGAAAGACTGTGGGGATTAAGGTCCACAACAGATTATATCCGTACCGTGCCCCTGCAATAGAATAGATAGCGATACCGCCCGCATCGTTGTCAATATTGGAGGTTATTATTGCCGGGCCAATGAGCGCAAGCAATATAAATATTTTTCTAAAGCGAAACATGACCACTTATATCACAGAAGTTTTTTGGTATCAATTTAAAATAAGAAAAAACCCTTGACAAAATATAATGTTACAAGTATATTTGGTTTAAGGTGGTAAAAGGTGTTATAAGGTGGGATAATGTTTGCTGGAAGATATGAATACGCTATAGACGATAAAAGCAGGGTGAGTATACCATCCAAGTTCAGGGAAGTGCTCTCAACAAACTATGATATGAGGCTCATACTGACAAATCTTGATAGCTGCATTGTAGGCTATCCATACCAAGAATGGGTGAATATACAGGAAAAGATATCAAACCTTGGAACATTGAAAAAAGAGGCAAGGGTATTTC is a window of Pseudomonadota bacterium DNA encoding:
- the hisI gene encoding phosphoribosyl-AMP cyclohydrolase, translating into MERRVNTLCSKHSANKANKGVDMEEIKWDERGLVPVVVQDKKTKDVLMVAYMNREAFELTLTTKKAHYFSRSRNKIWLKGETSGHIQKVKSVHLDCDNDTLLLVVDQRVAACHMGFWSCFYRVWKDGWKVVGKKVFDERKVYGSKGSK
- the hisF gene encoding imidazole glycerol phosphate synthase subunit HisF, with the protein product MLTKRIIPCLDVMEGRVVKGINFVGLRDAGDPVDNAKIYEDEMADELCFLDITASHEKRRTIIDVVERVANEVFMPLTVGGGIRSIKDIRDMLLAGADKVTVNTAAIESSEFIRKASEIFGSQCICIAIDAKRKGDGFEVYTYGGRRPTGVNAVEWAATVERLGAGEILLTSMDRDGTKMGYDIELTRTISETVNIPVIASGGVGTLEHLYEGLVDGKADAVLAASIFHYREHTIIEAKQYLRDRGVAVRL
- a CDS encoding 1-(5-phosphoribosyl)-5-[(5-phosphoribosylamino)methylideneamino] imidazole-4-carboxamide isomerase — encoded protein: MKVLFAMDIMDGKCVRLVRGDFSRVTVYSEDPVSKIKEMIEGGARDFHIIDLDGARTGQVVHREIIKNIREKVTDYMEVGGGIRREEDIKLYSDLSIDGIIVGTAALEDDGFFQSLSKFKNIILGLDLYEGRPMVRGWKTAINRDIGEILEASAHIGIMAILCTSITRDGMLTGPDYESMKRLSEMTRIPLIASGGVTSIEDVKALKDMGVWGVILGKAVYEGLIRIEEAVKYAD
- a CDS encoding Nramp family divalent metal transporter — encoded protein: MFRFRKIFILLALIGPAIITSNIDNDAGGIAIYSIAGARYGYNLLWTLIPTVFLLIILQEMSSRMGMVTRKGLADLIRENYGIKTAFWVMVCLFFTNLGNTTAEFSGWAASMELFKLSKYISIPIGVFFVWFLVTKWNYSIFEKIFLGICFVYITYIVSAFLAKPDWGEVMKKTVTPHFEWGKGYLIMIVSIIGTSITPWQLFYLQSGVVEKGLREEDWWASKIDVIFGSIMMGVVAFFIIVACGATLFPAGIQIDSAEDAALSLKPLAGRYAYILFAIGLANASLFSGCILPLATTYYICEAMGWETGIGKGFKEAPQFMSLFTTILILGASIVLIPNLPLIKVMWFTQIVNCLLLPAVLIFMLKLINRKELMGKFTNSLWMNIVTYAGTIILIILNVVLLFNTCVDVFK